The following are encoded together in the Salvia hispanica cultivar TCC Black 2014 chromosome 6, UniMelb_Shisp_WGS_1.0, whole genome shotgun sequence genome:
- the LOC125191875 gene encoding probable purine permease 11 isoform X2 encodes MAENLVPILADHGYHRPLYNLKRSHWWTVVVFNILFLIVGQAVAVLLGRFYYDKGGNSKWMATLVQTVAFPLLFIPYLFLRSPDESTSLSAPPSTRLMIIIYIVVGVIIAGDNMLYSIGLLYLSASTYSLICATQLAFNAVFAFFINRQKFTVLILNSVIILSLSAALLATNDGSDKPSGISRGEYFLGVFTTLAASALYSLVLSLMQLTFEKVLKKETFSVVLDMQIYTSIVATCVTIVGLFASGEWRTIKGEMDSFGNGEVSYIMTLVWTAIAWQICSVGVVGLIFVVSSLFSNVISTLSLAVTPIASLVVFHDKMNGAKIIAMLLAFWGFASYIYQNYLDDLEVRKNQTESCDATNTSDPC; translated from the exons ATGGCAG AGAATCTAGTTCCTATTCTGGCAGATCATGGTTATCACCGACCACTTTACAACCTTAAGCGCTCTCACTGGTGGACTGTTGTCGTATTCAacatattatttcttattgttGGTCAAGCTGTTGCTGTGCTTTTGGGAAGGTTTTATTATGATAAGGGTGGGAACAGTAAATGGATGGCTACTCTTGTCCAAACAGTAGCTTTCCCTCTCCTTTTCATTCCATACCTTTTCCTCCGCTCCCCTGATGAGTCTACTAGTTTATCAGCGCCACCTTCTACTCGCCTGATGATCATAATCTATATTGTTGTTGGGGTCATTATTGCTGGAGATAACATGTTGTATTCCATTGGATTGCTATACCTATCAGCTTCTACTTATTCTCTCATCTGCGCCACACAATTAGCATTTAATGCAGTTTTCGCATTCTTCATCAACCGGCAGAAGTTCACTGTCTTAATACTGAATTCAGTGATAATTCTTTCGTTATCTGCTGCCCTGCTCGCTACCAATGATGGTTCAGATAAACCTTCAGGGATCTCCCGGGGCGAGTATTTTCTTGGAGTTTTTACTACCCTTGCAGCCTCTGCACTGTACTCCCTCGTGCTGTCCCTCATGCAGCTGACATTTGAAAAGGTTCTGAAGAAGGAGACTTTCTCTGTTGTTCTTGATATGCAGATATACACATCAATTGTGGCAACTTGTGTCACCATTGTAGGCCTCTTTGCTAGTGGAGAATGGAGGACTATAAAGGGAGAAATGGACAGCTTTGGCAATGGAGAGGTTTCTTACATAATGACACTGGTATGGACAGCCATAGCGTGGCAAATCTGTTCAGTTGGTGTTGTAGGCTTAATTTTTGTGGTATCTTCTCTCTTCTCCAATGTTATCAGCACCCTTTCTCTAGCAGTCACTCCTATTGCTTCTCTGGTTGTCTTCCATGACAAGATGAATGGGGCGAAGATAATTGCTATGTTGTTGGCCTTTTGGGGCTTTGCTTCTTACATATATCAGAACTATCTCGATGATCTTGAGGTGAGGAAGAATCAAACTGAATCTTGTGATGCCACCAACACAAGTGATCCTTGTTAA
- the LOC125191875 gene encoding probable purine permease 11 isoform X1, with protein MVLQNLVPILADHGYHRPLYNLKRSHWWTVVVFNILFLIVGQAVAVLLGRFYYDKGGNSKWMATLVQTVAFPLLFIPYLFLRSPDESTSLSAPPSTRLMIIIYIVVGVIIAGDNMLYSIGLLYLSASTYSLICATQLAFNAVFAFFINRQKFTVLILNSVIILSLSAALLATNDGSDKPSGISRGEYFLGVFTTLAASALYSLVLSLMQLTFEKVLKKETFSVVLDMQIYTSIVATCVTIVGLFASGEWRTIKGEMDSFGNGEVSYIMTLVWTAIAWQICSVGVVGLIFVVSSLFSNVISTLSLAVTPIASLVVFHDKMNGAKIIAMLLAFWGFASYIYQNYLDDLEVRKNQTESCDATNTSDPC; from the exons ATGGTTTTGC AGAATCTAGTTCCTATTCTGGCAGATCATGGTTATCACCGACCACTTTACAACCTTAAGCGCTCTCACTGGTGGACTGTTGTCGTATTCAacatattatttcttattgttGGTCAAGCTGTTGCTGTGCTTTTGGGAAGGTTTTATTATGATAAGGGTGGGAACAGTAAATGGATGGCTACTCTTGTCCAAACAGTAGCTTTCCCTCTCCTTTTCATTCCATACCTTTTCCTCCGCTCCCCTGATGAGTCTACTAGTTTATCAGCGCCACCTTCTACTCGCCTGATGATCATAATCTATATTGTTGTTGGGGTCATTATTGCTGGAGATAACATGTTGTATTCCATTGGATTGCTATACCTATCAGCTTCTACTTATTCTCTCATCTGCGCCACACAATTAGCATTTAATGCAGTTTTCGCATTCTTCATCAACCGGCAGAAGTTCACTGTCTTAATACTGAATTCAGTGATAATTCTTTCGTTATCTGCTGCCCTGCTCGCTACCAATGATGGTTCAGATAAACCTTCAGGGATCTCCCGGGGCGAGTATTTTCTTGGAGTTTTTACTACCCTTGCAGCCTCTGCACTGTACTCCCTCGTGCTGTCCCTCATGCAGCTGACATTTGAAAAGGTTCTGAAGAAGGAGACTTTCTCTGTTGTTCTTGATATGCAGATATACACATCAATTGTGGCAACTTGTGTCACCATTGTAGGCCTCTTTGCTAGTGGAGAATGGAGGACTATAAAGGGAGAAATGGACAGCTTTGGCAATGGAGAGGTTTCTTACATAATGACACTGGTATGGACAGCCATAGCGTGGCAAATCTGTTCAGTTGGTGTTGTAGGCTTAATTTTTGTGGTATCTTCTCTCTTCTCCAATGTTATCAGCACCCTTTCTCTAGCAGTCACTCCTATTGCTTCTCTGGTTGTCTTCCATGACAAGATGAATGGGGCGAAGATAATTGCTATGTTGTTGGCCTTTTGGGGCTTTGCTTCTTACATATATCAGAACTATCTCGATGATCTTGAGGTGAGGAAGAATCAAACTGAATCTTGTGATGCCACCAACACAAGTGATCCTTGTTAA